A stretch of DNA from Spirosoma endbachense:
TAGAGCTAACAACAGCCTGTCCATTTCTGTACTCCAGGTGTCCAAAAATGGACAAATCATCACCCGATAATACTATAAAACAACCCTTTTAAGACCGTCAGGACAATTTTAGATATTTGGTCAAATATTTGTACGACAAAGCCTATACTAATTACAACCGCGCTGACGGCCCGACTGGACCGTCTGTCGCGGAACTATTCTGACCGCTTTTCACGATGAAACGAGCATTTTTAGGTGAGTTAGAGGAAGTCGTCCTGCTGACAGTGGCTGCTTTGCAGGAGCAGGCCTACTGTGCGTCAATTACCCAGACCATTGATCAACAGATGGCTCGCACTATCAGCTTTCCCACCGTTCATACCACCCTGCAACGGCTGGAGGAGAAGGGTTTCGTCTCTTCTCAGATGGGCGGAGCTACTGCCGAGCGGGGTGGGCGCCAGAAACGCCTGTTTACTGTTACTACGGCTGGTCAGCGGGCCCTGATCGAGTGTCGGCAGGTGCGCAGCCAGTTGTGGGACCAAATTCCAACCCCGGTACTTGAGCTATGGGGCGCTTAACGAACGAAGAGGATCGGTTTCTCAGGCCGCCCCGCTGGGCCGACTGGTTACTGAGTCGATTCTGCCCGGCTGATCTGGAAGATGAGCTACAAGGCGATCTGCTGGAGATGTACGTCTACTGGCTAAAAACCATCGGTTTGCGGGGAGCTCGCTGGCGGTATGTACTGGCGGTCATGCGATTGATTCGTCCATTGAGCTGGCCCCGACAACAAAATAACTATTCTCAACCGGGCCGCCAGCTGGCGGAACACCGGACCATCTTTAGTTTACATCCGACTATGATTCGTAACTATCTCAAAATCGCTTTTCGCAATCTGACCCGGAACAAGGTTTTTTCGGGTATCAACCTACTGGGATTGTCCACTGGCATTACGGTATGCCTGCTGATTTTCCTGTTCATCATGAACGAGTTCAGCGTCGATAATTTCCACAAAAATGGAAAGAGCATCTACCGCGTCATGCGAGGGATAGCCAATGAAGGCAAAGAAGTGGCAGTTTCCTACGTATCGGGACCGTATGCGCCCGCCTTATTGAACGACTTTAAGGGACAGATTACCCAGGCAGTTCGGGTAAACCCTACTGATGCTTTAGTCACTATCCAAAACAAATCGTTTCACGAACGGAAAATCATTGATGTCGATCCCAACTTCTTCACCTTCTTCTCATTCCCCTTGCTGAAGGGTAATCCGGCTACAGTTTTGGCAGACCCCGCCAGTGTCGTGCTGACCGAATCGACCGCCCGAAAATATTTCGGTAGCATTGATAATGCCCTGGGCAAAATCGTGGAAATCGATAAAAACCTACCTGTAAAAGTTACTGGTATTGTTCAGGACGTACCGACTAATTCTCATCTGGATTTTGATCTGGTTTTGCCGCTGGAAAACTATAAAGACCGGAGCTACATGACTGCCTGGATCAATAATGGGATTTACACCTACGTGCAGCTTGCTCCGACTGTCAGCGAAGAACAGATCGAGCGTAATTTTTCGCGCTTCATGGATAAACATATGGGGCAAATTATGAAACAGGCGGGCTTCCACTTCAATCTATCGCTCACGCCGTTAAAGGCTGTTTACTTCGAAGAGTCCGTTTTCGATGGCGCAAGGCATGGCGATAAAAAAGTCGTCTATATCTTTTTGTCGATTGCTGTACTCATTCTGTTGGTGGCCTGCATCAATTTCATGAACCTGTCAACTGTTCGGGCCGTGGAGCGATCTAAAGAAATAGGTGTTCGTAAAGTGCTGGGAGCTATTAAAGGGCATCTGATATGGCAGTTTATTGGGGAGTCACTTCTGCTGGCAAGCCTCTCGTGCGTCATTTCAGTCGGATTACTGGCACTTGTTTTACCCTTTTACAAACAACTACTTGGCTACCCACTGAATCTATCGGTTTATGCGTTGCCGATCGTTTTGTTCCTAATCGGAATTATCATGGTAGTTGGCTTTCTGTCGGGCAGTTATCCGGCGTTTGTACTGGCAGCCTTTTCTCCTATCCAGGCATTGAAAGGTAAATTACGGCTGGGTAAAGGGGGAACTTCGTTAAGGCAGGTGCTAGTGATCGTACAATTCAGTATTTCGATACTGCTTATGCTGGGTACCGCCATTGGTACTCAACAAATGGGCTATCTTAAAAACAAGAAGCTAGGCTATAACAAAGAGCAAACCCTGGTCATCCCCATTGATAATAACGATATCTACAATTTCATCCTGAATCATAAACCCGAATTGCTGGCCCAGAGCCGGGTGGAGGCTGTTTCGATGATGTCGGGGGAGCCCGGTGGTTTTTTCGACGGGCTGATGTTTGACGTCGAAGCACATCCCAGCCGATGGAGAGCTCGAACGGAGTTTGCCGATTTCGATTTTGTCAAAACCCTGGGGTTGAAAATCATTGCAGGCCGGGATTTTTCGCCCCAGTACCCTAGCGATACCACTCAGGCTGCCCTGATCAATCGAACAGCGGCTGCCAAGCTGGGCTGGACCCCGGATCAGGCCGTTGGCAAGTGGCTTAAAAATACCCTACGGGATAACACCAACCGCACCATCATTGGCGTCGTAGAGGATTTTAATTTCATATCCCTGAAAGAAGCGATTGAGCCGTTAGTAATTGCGCCGAACGACGACCGGCGGGCTGCTTTGATTCGACTGAGCCCAGGCAACATAACGGCTACCGTCGAGACGATACAAAAGATGTATGCCAAAACGCGACCGGCTTACCCGTTTGAGTACCGTTTTCTGGACCAGCAGTTTGATCAGATGTATCAGGCAGACTTGCGCCAGCAAACAATTTTGGGTGTTTTTGCTGGCTTAGCCATTTTCATCGCCTGTTTGGGTTTGTTTGGTCTGGCTTCTTTTTCGGCCCAGCAGCGCACTAAAGAAATCGGCGTTCGCAAAGTGCTTGGGGCTTCTGTCGGCAGTGTTGTGAGCCTGCTCTCCAGAGATTTTCTAAAACCAGTATGTATCGCCATTCTAATCGCCAGCCCAATAGCCTGGTGGGTCATGAATCAGTGGTTGCAACGCTTTGCTTATCGGATTGAAATCGAGTGGTGGCTCTTTGCGCTGACGGGCCTGCTGGCAATGGGCATTGCCTTGCTGACGGTCGGCTATCAGAGCATTAAAGCGGCCCTCATGAATCCGGTGAAAAGCTTACGTAGCGAATAGGCCATGAATCTGTCAGCTGGTCCGTTTGTTGAATTGGAAAATCAGTTAATAGAACATAGGGTGTTGTGTCAATAGAGTACGGCTTTAACCAGATATTGGCGTAGTCCCACCAGGATTTTTGGTGTCCCTGAGCCACATAAGCCGAGAGGCCACCGCAACTTTCGGCCATTTTGTGTTCATTTGTAGGTTCCTAAAAACCTACTCATGAAACGGTTCTCCTACCCGGCCTTACTGCTGACCATTGGTCTGCTCAGCCTGACCGATAAACCCGACAACACCAACTGGCCCGAATACAACGGCGGGCCAGATCGCAACCATTTTTCGCCCCTCACCCAGCTAAATGCCACCAACGTTGCGGGC
This window harbors:
- a CDS encoding ABC transporter permease, which produces MGRLTNEEDRFLRPPRWADWLLSRFCPADLEDELQGDLLEMYVYWLKTIGLRGARWRYVLAVMRLIRPLSWPRQQNNYSQPGRQLAEHRTIFSLHPTMIRNYLKIAFRNLTRNKVFSGINLLGLSTGITVCLLIFLFIMNEFSVDNFHKNGKSIYRVMRGIANEGKEVAVSYVSGPYAPALLNDFKGQITQAVRVNPTDALVTIQNKSFHERKIIDVDPNFFTFFSFPLLKGNPATVLADPASVVLTESTARKYFGSIDNALGKIVEIDKNLPVKVTGIVQDVPTNSHLDFDLVLPLENYKDRSYMTAWINNGIYTYVQLAPTVSEEQIERNFSRFMDKHMGQIMKQAGFHFNLSLTPLKAVYFEESVFDGARHGDKKVVYIFLSIAVLILLVACINFMNLSTVRAVERSKEIGVRKVLGAIKGHLIWQFIGESLLLASLSCVISVGLLALVLPFYKQLLGYPLNLSVYALPIVLFLIGIIMVVGFLSGSYPAFVLAAFSPIQALKGKLRLGKGGTSLRQVLVIVQFSISILLMLGTAIGTQQMGYLKNKKLGYNKEQTLVIPIDNNDIYNFILNHKPELLAQSRVEAVSMMSGEPGGFFDGLMFDVEAHPSRWRARTEFADFDFVKTLGLKIIAGRDFSPQYPSDTTQAALINRTAAAKLGWTPDQAVGKWLKNTLRDNTNRTIIGVVEDFNFISLKEAIEPLVIAPNDDRRAALIRLSPGNITATVETIQKMYAKTRPAYPFEYRFLDQQFDQMYQADLRQQTILGVFAGLAIFIACLGLFGLASFSAQQRTKEIGVRKVLGASVGSVVSLLSRDFLKPVCIAILIASPIAWWVMNQWLQRFAYRIEIEWWLFALTGLLAMGIALLTVGYQSIKAALMNPVKSLRSE
- a CDS encoding PadR family transcriptional regulator, whose amino-acid sequence is MKRAFLGELEEVVLLTVAALQEQAYCASITQTIDQQMARTISFPTVHTTLQRLEEKGFVSSQMGGATAERGGRQKRLFTVTTAGQRALIECRQVRSQLWDQIPTPVLELWGA